Below is a genomic region from Candidatus Methanoperedens sp..
CAATAATAATGCTGGGCAGATGGGGAGGGAAGCAATAACATACCCATCTTATCCGATTTAAATCTATAGAATCAGCAGAGCTATTAACATTAAATTTATTTTAGCTTTAATATTATAAAATTTTTTTGATTCGAATAAATTATCTCAAATCCAAATTGCTTTGAGATCCAATCAAACGTTTTCATGCTGAAAAAACAAATGTGTGTTGGATCACTATGATACCACCAATTTTCAAAATCCTCTACATGGCCATGAAGTAATGTCATAACAGCAAGAAATCCTCCCTGTTTTAGAAGTGAATGTATTTTTGTCAACTCATTCCTGATATCCCTGAAATGCTCGAAAACCTCTGTAGAAATGACGAGGTCATATGATCTTACTGGAAAATCAGGATGGAAATAAAGGTCGTAGCCATCACAATCATATGCCTCTTGTTTCAGTAACTCAACCAGGACAGGTTCATCACCACACCCATAATCAAGTACTGAGCTTATGCCCGGGCAATATTGCTGTATAAGTTTTATTTTTTCCCGGAACATGTTCACATAACCTTCATTTGAAAGTATATTATTGTGAAGCGAATATCGCTTTTCTTCATCTGTGGGCGAAAGATGGAATTGTTCAGGTACAAAGATCAGGTCACATTCATTGCAGTGGAAATAAATTCGTTTACCAGGTTTTTTGTAATCATTTTTAAATGTTATGAGATAAAAAGTGGAATTATTACAAAGAGTACATTTTTCCGGTGAGATCATAAAGAATTATCTTTTTTAGAGAATATAATCGTTTCATTACTTGCATATTAAAATAATATGGGCCCGCGGAGATTCGAACTCCGGATCCCCGCCGTGTAAAGGCGATATCATAGCCGACTAGACCACGAGCCCAGCATGATGCTTAGATGTTGGTTGGGGTATATAGTTTTTTAGTTATAGTTCATAAAAAAACTTTAATATGGGATAAAACAATCTAAACTGGGTGAAATTATGTCTCTGGTAAATAATATAATTAAGATGTTAATTGGTATAGTAATTTTGATTATTGGTATTTTATGGTATACAGGAATAGCAGGATACCTCGGCTATCTGGATAAACTTATAGATCTATTGAAAGCCACTATTGGCCTTGTCCTTCTCTTTGTGGGTTTAATCATCGCATGGATGGGTTATGATGATTACAAGATGGATAAAGAAATGGATAAGGAAGAAAAGAAAGAGGAATCAAAGTAATATTAAAATTCCCGGCCATAACCGGGAACGTCATTTTGTTTGGATTGCATTTAATTTTTGTCAGAAATATTTAACTGAGAAGTTTGGTAAACTGAAAAGGATAAATGAATATGGTGGAAGATACAGGAAAAATCATCAGTAACGGCTTTGAAACATACACAAAAAATTTTAATATTTGCATACCTTTTATTCTCAATTTTTTTATTTCTTTCCTGCTGGTGGTACTTTTGGCCGGTTTCGGATTTGCAGGTATTTTCGGATCATCTTTATCAAACATTCAGAATGCCAAAAGTCCTGAGGAATTTGTTTCCATTCTGCTTCCACTCATTGGACAGCATATAGTGGAAATCGCTATAATAGTTATGATAATTGTCCTGATTCTTTTCTTCATCCAGGCATATTTCATTTCAGGAGCTATCGGTATGGCAATACAGGCTACTGAATCGGGAAAATCCAACTTGTCCATAATGAGGGATGCAGGAAAAAAGAATGTTATAAACATGTTCCTTGCAGAAATACTTTTCAGTTTACTTTCACTTGTCGGTATAATTTTCATCGTGCCTGGAGCAATGAATATTGATAGTTCTAAAATGCCAACTTCAGAAAATATCGGAGCTTTTGCTTTACTTGCAGGCGGATTTTTATTATGGGCAGCCTATTTAATTATCCTGAGCATCGTGCTGGCTGTTTTCAGATTTGCACTCGTCGCGGATAATCTGGGGCCACTAGAAAGCCTGACGGCCAGTTTATCTTTTTTTAAAAAGAATACGGTTGAAGTAATTCTATTATTCATATTTATTTTTGTTATAGCCCTGGTTTTTATTATAATTGACCAGATAATTGGACAAATCCCGATAATCTCAACAATATGGCCGTATATCAGCTTTTTAATTTCATTAGCAATTATCTCGCCACTTACAACTATCTGGTGGGTTCGGCTCTATATGTCCAGAACAAACAGGAAGCTCTATTTCGATGATCTTCTCGTTCATCCTAATGACATAATTAAAAGTAATTAGAGATGAAATTAGAGCCTGATTCAAAATTGCAAAATTTATCTTTCTGCTTTGGCAGCCTCACTGAGTATATTTGTCATACATGTATTGCATGTCCTGGCATGTTCTACAATATCGGCAACAGATATTATTCCAATAAGTTTCTCATTTTCCACAACCGGAACTCTCCTGTAACCCATATCTCCAATAATTTTTGAAGCCTCTTCTATTTCCATATCAGGATTGGCTGTAACAGGGCTCTCAGTCATGAATTCACTTACCTTGACTTTAGCCGGGTCTTTCCCCGCTGCTATTACCTTCGTAATGATTTGCCTGTCAACCACTATACCTGTTAAACGACCTTTGTCTGTAACAAGTACTGTTCCTATATTCTCTTCTTTCATCTTATCAGCAGCTTCCTTAGCAGTAGCTGAAGAATCTACTGTGACAGGATTTTTAGTCATTTTTTCACTAACTTTCATAAAATCACTCCTTATTAAGAAAAATGGATTGATTGTGATATATAGATTTCGGGGATCAGGAATTATACAATAGATTTATAAATATGAGCAGCAGTAATATTTACTAAAAACTAAAATGAGGTGTCAAAAATAATGTGTAATTCTTCAGGATTACCCATAGTGATTAATGTTTCTTCCAGCTCCGGATGATATAAAGAAATTGAGGCTTGAACTAAATCTGACCCAGCATGTACTCGCTTCACGTGCGGGTGTAAGCCAGCCTCTTATTGCCCGCATAGAATCGGGAGATGTTGATCCCAGGCTTTCAACGCTTCGTAAAATATTCAATGTTTTTGATGAGGCACGTAAAGAAAAGATCGACGTCAGGAAAATTATGCATCCTTCTGTTATTCATACAAGTTCAGATCGTTCAGTTGAGGAGGCTGCCAGGATCATGGAAGAACATGGGTATTCACAGATGCCTGTTATCGACAATGGCGTTCCTGTCGGGAGTATATCATCTGATCAGATAGTCCGCTCAATGACAGATCATGACCTCAGGAAAGTGTCACATCTTTTCGTCATAGACATCATGGGTGACTCTTTTCCTACGATTTCCCCGACAACAGATGCCAATACGGTTTCAAGGATACTTGAAAAGAATCCCGCGGTCCTGGTGTTAGAAATGGGTAAGGTTATAGGTGTTGTCACCAAACACGACATTATGAAGATGCTAAGGGTGTAAAAACTCAAACTATTTCAGAGCATAGCGCAAAATCAATTTGCGGGACAATAAGCCTATATACTTAGAAACCAATTATAAGTTTCCAGACCTACGAAATCTGGAAAATCGTGTTGATAGGTCCTTGCGGGAGAACGGCAACGCCAAATCGATGACCGTACAGACAACCCCAATGCGGTACACGCGATATTACCTGACACGAGGGTAACGGGGACGGACAACGGCAATAGCCAATGGGTGATATCCCTGAGTTAGTGTCAGGTTACAGCAAAATTATTTTTTCCGATTATACATTTTTTCGTTCAGGTTATGTTCATCAATAATCGATTCAAGCATAAAATACTTCTCGACAAATTTCTTCAGTTCTTCGTCGGAGATAGCTGATATGCGTTTCTCTTCATTATACAATTTCTGGATATCAGCCTGGATAGCCTTTACACGCGTATCATTCTTTTCGATCCTGATCTCAACGTGCATCAATTCATTAAGCGCCTCTTCAACCTTGAAACGAATTACTTCAAGCCCTGAAGAATCACCTATCATCAATTCCCTCTTCCCGCCAACGACCTCTGGAGGATAAGGTTCATACGTAAACGGGTTCTTGATGATCCCCGCAGCATGAATCCCGCTTTCGTGCGCAAAAATATTCTTCCCTACAACCGATTTGTTGCGCGGGACTCGTATTCCTATCTCACTTTCCATGAATCGCGCAAATTCAGTGATGGATTTTAAGTCATATTTCTCAAATCCCTCTACTCTCTCTATCAGGAAAAGAGCTATCTTTTCAAGCTCTGCATTCCCTGCACGCTCTCCTATCCCGAGGAAAGTAAGGCTTGACCAGTTTGCACCGTACCAGTATCCTGCAATGGAACACGCTACCGACATACCAAAATCATCGTGGATGTGGGTTTCGATATTTTTTGTTCCGATCTCCAAAAGCCGCTGTGTAATGTGAGGAATACCGTATGGCTCATCCACCCCTGGAAATGGTATTCCGAAGCCAACAGTATCGCAAAGCCGGATGATGCAATCAGGATCGATCTCAAGAAGTTTCCGGATAAGAGGGAATACGAAACCTTCGTTATCAGCGCGTGTCATGTCCTCTATATGCGCTCTTGTTTTGAGGCCATGGTCAACTGCATACTGTAATGCATCGGTATATTTCTGTTCGGCTTCTTCCCTGCTCTTAAGACCCATTTTGTCAATGACATGTGAATCCGAAACAGACATCAATATACCTGTTTCCTTGATTCCGTCCATGCTCAGGACAAAATCGATGTCCTTGGGATTTGCCCTTGCCCATCCTGTCACTTCAGGGAATTCATATCCCCTGTTAAGCATTTCCCTGGCAGCTTCCCTGTCCCGGTCGTTAAAGACAAAAGTTTCAAGTTTCTCGATCCCGATCTTATGAAGATATTCATATATTTCGGTCTTATGCCGTTTTTTCATCACAATTCCTGGCATTTGCGAGCCGTCCCGGATCGTACTGTCGCTTATAAAGATATCCTGTCCCATGGGCAGCTTGATTTTTGGTAAATCCTCGTATGATCTGTATATTTTCATGGGCTGACTGATTGTTATCAGGATTTATATTACTTGTGGTTTTTCATCTTTCAAATGACAGGGGAATCAAAATTGAACGAAATTAAATCAAATTTAATCAAAAACTTTATAATAAATGCAAACTAAACGAATAACGGTGATAATTTATGGTGAAAATGCCTTCAGATATAAAGGATATTGTCGCAAAGCAAAAACCGTTGCCTATAGCGACAGCAGATAAGAGTGGGAAACCCAACGTAGTATTTGTTACAATGTGGAAGATACTTGATGATGAAACAATATTATTTGTGGATAATTTCTTCAACAAGACACGAAAAAACATTGAAGCAAATCCCAATATGGCGATCGTTGCTTATGATGGCGACGCCAAGAAATCCTACCAGATAAAAGGAACTGTGGATATAGAGAATAAAGGGGAAAGGTTTGCAAGCGCCAGAGAAATGGCAGATTCGAAGAAATTACCAGGCAAGTCCGCACTCATATTCCATGTGAAAGAGATATACGACGCAACATATGGTCCGAATGCAGGGAAAAAACTTGCTTAAACACTAAACAGGTTTTTTCTATTTTCTTCTTACTCCATTGTCAAACATTAAGACCAGAACGGGCATTATTTACCATCCCGATTACCTGAAACATGATACAGGACTACATCCTGAGAGAAAAGAGCGATTGCTTTCAGTAATGGCCCACCTGAAAGAAACAGGTATGCTGGAGAAGCTGGAACTGGTCGAGCCAGGGCGTGCGCGAGTTGAAGAAATCGAGTATATACATCCTAAAGATTATATCGAAAAAGCCAGGAGATATTCCGAACTTGGGATGCCTCTTGACCCTGATACTGTTTTATCCGGGGATTCATATGAAGTAGCACTTCTTGCAGCGGGAGGGGCCATAACAGCTGTTGATTCTGTTATCGATGCACTTGATTCTTCATTCGCTCTTGTAAGACCGCCAGGGCATCACGCAACCCCAAACAGGGGAATGGGATTTTGCATATTCAACAATGTCGCCATTGCGGCTCGCCATGCCCGGAAAAGGGGTAAAAAGCGTGTGCTGATCGTGGACTGGGATGTGCATCACGGGAACGGGACACAGGATGCGTTTTACGATGATCCGTCGGTATTGTATTTTTCAACCCACCAGTATCCGCATTATCCTGGTACCGGATGGCTCGATGAAACAGGTACTGGCGATGGGGAGGGATATAACATTAATGTGCCTCTACCTGCAGGAACAGATGATTCAGGTTTCATCGCTGCATTTGAGGAGATACTTGTCCCGGCAGCTCGTGAATTCCATCCTGACATCGTGTTGATTTCAGCGGGTTTTGATGCATGCAATAAGGATGGGCTTGCCCAGATGCGAATGAGCGTGGAAGGTTTTTCTGTTCTGGCATCTGTTGTAAGATCGATTGCCAGGGAGAACTGCGGTGGAAAAGTAGCTGCGGTACTTGAAGGAGGTTACAATCTTGATCTTCTTGCGCATTGTGTTGCGGCAGTTCTGGATGTATTCATGGGAAAAGAAACGCAAAGAAAACAGTATGAGGTAACTCCCCAGGTAAGGGCCCGATTAGATGAAGTAAAGAAAATTCAGCGAAAATTCCGGGATCTTTAGAAATCAATGGATCAAGTCATCGATACATTAATACGTAAAACTCTTAAAACCAGCTTTTTATTATCTTGGCACCAGCCATTTTCCATCGATTTTTAAGTATTTCTCCTTGTGATCTAGCTCCACGGCACCCCTGGGTTTATAAACGAAACTTTCAATTTTCATTAATATATTAATCATTTGTATTTACCATTTTGAACTGATTGCCCGGAAATTAGCTCTAATATGCCTAGTAGAAAATCTAGCTCATGTTTCTATGTCATCGAAACATCTGACTCAATATCAGAGCTTTACAGAGCCGTTTGCAAGGTTTTAACGCCTTAGCAACACTATTAAATTACACTACTAGAAAATTGTGGCTTGAAGTCCTATTATCATTTGAAAATGCTGGTCTAATAGAATGATCATGCCAATTATATCCTTAAAATTCTCTATGTTAACGCCTTTGTAAACCTTTGCACTTGAATGAACGGGACTTATCTTAAAAAATAGAATTCACCAGTTTAAGGTGAATTTCATGAAGGGTAGGCCTATCGCCCCATAGCTGACTAAAAATAATATTTCCTGTTTTCTGCTCATCTTGTCCGGGAATAAATTGTAAACACAAACTCCGATGCCGAAAATCATCGCAAGTCTGATTAGTACAATGTTATCGACGTACAAGAATGTCATCAGAATACCTATGGTTTTAGCGACGATAAGCCCAGAAAATCCAAACTTCTTCAGTATCCATCTAACGATTGGGTTTCCCTCTTTACTCCCTCGTTTTAGGAAATAATATGTTGTCAGTACATCGCCCAGGCCAAATATGAGGCCAAAAAGGATAAGTTGATTGATTAGGGTAGCCATTTTAGTTTCCTCCTGTTATCATAACCACCCCAATCCCCACGAACTCAGGAACATCAAAGCAAACCCAACAAAGATTCCACTATCACTGGTTCCTTCACGGATACTCCAAATAAATATAGCAAACCCAATAATGAACATCCACTGGAGGATCTCTCGTCCAGTTTTATCCTTTCCCATATTTAGGAGATTAATGTTACTCCCAGCTGGAAGAGGAGGAAGCGATGTCTTGTTCACTGTAGGAGTGGGTGCTCCACCTCCACCTCCAGAACTTCCACCGGTGGACTGTGCGATCACAAAAAATGTTTGATTCCAGGTAGTGCTATTGGTATCTCCACTGTCATCCACGGCGTTAAATTCAGTGATCTGATATGCTCCCTGGTTCGCCGATCCAAATGCGAAGAACCAAAAGTCATCAGACCCATTGGTCATTGCATAAGTGAAGGGTATTGCCATATAAGAGATTATCACATTTGCTGAAGTTATATTGCCATCACTATCGTTGATTTTGACTGAAATTGTTGTTGCTCCAGTATTAGCAACAATTGAGGTAGAAGAGATCGATTTATTGCTGAATGTGAAGTTATAGTCGTTCACTGTAAAGTTCAGCCAGGTGATATTACTGCTCATAGTTTCTAGAGTAGATACCGTTTGTGCTGAAAAGTTATAATTACCTTTTGAAAGTCCGAAGAATGTTTTTGTTTCCACTCCCGCAGACACATTGGAGTCCCAGGAACTATTAGACCCAGTGTAATTTGTCAAATATATATGATCGAAACTCAGTGAGGTTGCATCCGTCCAGGTACATGTCGCCCAAGTTGCCCCATGAGAAGTACAGTCTGGGTCTGTTATGATATCGGGGATAAGATCAATGGTAAAATAAGATAAATTTGTGTATTCTGAATAATTATATCCGTCATACGATCTTACTGTCCAATTATACGTCCCTTCTGGTAGTATGACGTTGGTATTATTATATGAAATATTTGTCAGATAGAGACTTCCGTTTATTTCCAGATCATATGTTAATACATCGCTTTCATTATCAGTAGAAGA
It encodes:
- a CDS encoding class I SAM-dependent methyltransferase, with the protein product MISPEKCTLCNNSTFYLITFKNDYKKPGKRIYFHCNECDLIFVPEQFHLSPTDEEKRYSLHNNILSNEGYVNMFREKIKLIQQYCPGISSVLDYGCGDEPVLVELLKQEAYDCDGYDLYFHPDFPVRSYDLVISTEVFEHFRDIRNELTKIHSLLKQGGFLAVMTLLHGHVEDFENWWYHSDPTHICFFSMKTFDWISKQFGFEIIYSNQKNFIILKLK
- a CDS encoding CBS domain-containing protein — encoded protein: MKVSEKMTKNPVTVDSSATAKEAADKMKEENIGTVLVTDKGRLTGIVVDRQIITKVIAAGKDPAKVKVSEFMTESPVTANPDMEIEEASKIIGDMGYRRVPVVENEKLIGIISVADIVEHARTCNTCMTNILSEAAKAER
- a CDS encoding CBS domain-containing protein, whose amino-acid sequence is MFLPAPDDIKKLRLELNLTQHVLASRAGVSQPLIARIESGDVDPRLSTLRKIFNVFDEARKEKIDVRKIMHPSVIHTSSDRSVEEAARIMEEHGYSQMPVIDNGVPVGSISSDQIVRSMTDHDLRKVSHLFVIDIMGDSFPTISPTTDANTVSRILEKNPAVLVLEMGKVIGVVTKHDIMKMLRV
- a CDS encoding isopropylmalate synthase; this encodes MKIYRSYEDLPKIKLPMGQDIFISDSTIRDGSQMPGIVMKKRHKTEIYEYLHKIGIEKLETFVFNDRDREAAREMLNRGYEFPEVTGWARANPKDIDFVLSMDGIKETGILMSVSDSHVIDKMGLKSREEAEQKYTDALQYAVDHGLKTRAHIEDMTRADNEGFVFPLIRKLLEIDPDCIIRLCDTVGFGIPFPGVDEPYGIPHITQRLLEIGTKNIETHIHDDFGMSVACSIAGYWYGANWSSLTFLGIGERAGNAELEKIALFLIERVEGFEKYDLKSITEFARFMESEIGIRVPRNKSVVGKNIFAHESGIHAAGIIKNPFTYEPYPPEVVGGKRELMIGDSSGLEVIRFKVEEALNELMHVEIRIEKNDTRVKAIQADIQKLYNEEKRISAISDEELKKFVEKYFMLESIIDEHNLNEKMYNRKK
- a CDS encoding pyridoxamine 5'-phosphate oxidase — encoded protein: MVKMPSDIKDIVAKQKPLPIATADKSGKPNVVFVTMWKILDDETILFVDNFFNKTRKNIEANPNMAIVAYDGDAKKSYQIKGTVDIENKGERFASAREMADSKKLPGKSALIFHVKEIYDATYGPNAGKKLA
- a CDS encoding histone deacetylase — encoded protein: MAHLKETGMLEKLELVEPGRARVEEIEYIHPKDYIEKARRYSELGMPLDPDTVLSGDSYEVALLAAGGAITAVDSVIDALDSSFALVRPPGHHATPNRGMGFCIFNNVAIAARHARKRGKKRVLIVDWDVHHGNGTQDAFYDDPSVLYFSTHQYPHYPGTGWLDETGTGDGEGYNINVPLPAGTDDSGFIAAFEEILVPAAREFHPDIVLISAGFDACNKDGLAQMRMSVEGFSVLASVVRSIARENCGGKVAAVLEGGYNLDLLAHCVAAVLDVFMGKETQRKQYEVTPQVRARLDEVKKIQRKFRDL